Proteins encoded in a region of the Zea mays cultivar B73 chromosome 2, Zm-B73-REFERENCE-NAM-5.0, whole genome shotgun sequence genome:
- the LOC109944540 gene encoding uncharacterized protein: MAAATPAACKGKRKRHLSEDDVWLLLHRYHPGTILTTLQEVAQHADGQRIDWRAVVAKSATGITSACEYQMFWRHFAYHHDVNESVDADDQPLDDDSDLELELEPDPNLTKETLCEASALAKVSLVWKAYSRMVI, encoded by the exons ATGGCAGCTGCGACTCCAGCGGCGTGCAAGGGGAAACGAAAGCGACACCTCTCCGAGGACGACGTGTGGCTCCTCCTCCACAG GTACCATCCAGGGACGATCCTGACGACGCTGCAGGAGGTGGCGCAGCACGCAGATGGCCAGCGCATCGACTGGAGGGCGGTGGTGGCGAAGTCGGCCACGGGGATCACCTCCGCCTGCGAGTACCAGATGTTCTGGCGCCACTTCGCCTATCATCACGACGTCAACGAGAGCGTCGACGCCGATGACCAGCCTCTG GACGATGACAGTGACCTAGAACTGGAGCTTGAACCCGATCCCAACCTGACCAAGGAAACTTTATGTGAGGCCTCTGCATTAGCCAAGGTATCACTTGTTTGGAAAGCATACAGTAGGATGGTCATTTGA